From Nitratidesulfovibrio vulgaris str. Hildenborough, a single genomic window includes:
- a CDS encoding complex I subunit 5 family protein, with the protein MQPAPTLFDLPFMVQAGIVLLFWGTLAAIAARRRLDALIGYGAVADAGIALIGFGLGSATATTGGILFAAFQCLARLLAYGALRPLMSKAGSAEADALRGIREAMPASAVLYGFGMFAALGISPFLVPEGRMLVTAAAVQSGGLLLPLLMALSAAIMAWLTVVATQTVCLEHGPWEASGITPERLPLHLAPVALAVAGCGIGGHALMVGAAAFLGHAPESLPALADGWHPAALVPYAGAFCVWAAGGVARPFRSILAVVLAAAALALAWHGAGLDPLARLFAVITGGVCLAVTAYSVGYITHARHSSGYYFFLMIMTGSLMGLVSTRSFGSFYGFWELMTWSSYFLVVHEGTPRAFRAGVKYFVMCAAGAMFMLPGLLMLTNGGSADFDAVTTAVRQLDPMLLKAALLLTLAGFAVKAGFVPVHGWLPDAHPVAPSSISGPLSGLLTKTGIYGIVRVLFAICGMTVLLQTGEGIAGISWMGAAVTTLGVLTMAYGEVMALRQDDIKRLLAYSTMGQIGEIATIIGLGTWLSTTGALAHVLNHAIMKNLLFLCAGALVMRAGRKLEDLAGMGRMMPWTAGCMMVGVLSIMGMPPFAGFASKYLMLQGAVQAGHPELAAALLLASLAGAVYYMRIIRVLVFMPRKGHPVQEAPWAMRLPMLVLAGLCVFLGIAPQYGLALVTPVADMLVAAGNLAPQTLPSLTVSWPPYVVLTMLGAALPALLRHDRKLAGWATALVLLVAAVVAAFTGRDLDMLSYGFVLTVAVIGCLNMVYAVGYMEHSHTQWRFYTFFLFMVGGLMGVAASRDLYSFFTFWEIMSSWSLYCVIVHEEFPEALREGFKYFFFNVLGAAFMFLGVVLLTAGAGSPAFDAVHAALPSMPVGLSATAVGLMVLGLVMKAAQLPFRIDVQMHPATAPTPVSGYISSVLLKSALFGLAKLLLALGGGAVLVQAAGFTDGIGLMQVVAWVGGITIVMAALLAVLQSDLKLVLIYSTVSQLGYMVLAFALGTPLGMAGGLLHLANHVLFKDLLFLVAGALILQTHKHSLDQLGGIGRKMPVTLGVFAIGALSVVGVPPTNGFTSKWIIYHALMQQGEVMLAILSLVGSVLTLAYFAKYLHAAFLGQPSPDIDHVQEAPRVMLVPMLVLAAGCVVTGFFPGLLLAPIATMLTALGLTAPEVAPWGLASGAGAWNATAVAVLATVAAAFGWGMLRLLTRDSRVTTVHTCGVDLGRDVARMNSGSIYGAPVALLRGMTASKER; encoded by the coding sequence ATGCAACCAGCACCAACTCTGTTCGACCTGCCCTTCATGGTACAGGCTGGCATAGTGCTGCTATTCTGGGGCACGCTGGCAGCCATCGCTGCGCGGCGTCGCCTTGACGCGCTCATCGGCTACGGGGCTGTGGCCGATGCGGGCATCGCGCTCATCGGTTTCGGCCTCGGTTCAGCCACGGCGACGACGGGGGGCATCCTCTTCGCAGCCTTCCAGTGTCTTGCACGGCTACTTGCCTACGGTGCCCTGCGCCCGCTGATGTCCAAGGCGGGTTCTGCCGAAGCCGACGCCCTGCGGGGCATACGCGAAGCCATGCCCGCCAGTGCCGTGCTCTATGGTTTCGGTATGTTCGCGGCACTGGGCATCTCCCCTTTTCTCGTGCCGGAAGGGAGAATGCTGGTCACGGCAGCCGCCGTGCAGTCGGGCGGGCTGCTGCTGCCCCTGCTCATGGCGCTGTCGGCAGCCATCATGGCATGGCTCACCGTGGTCGCCACGCAGACCGTCTGTCTTGAACACGGCCCGTGGGAAGCCTCAGGCATCACCCCCGAACGCCTCCCCCTGCACCTCGCCCCTGTGGCGCTTGCTGTAGCGGGATGCGGCATAGGGGGACACGCCCTCATGGTGGGTGCCGCAGCATTTCTCGGGCATGCCCCCGAATCGCTTCCCGCACTGGCTGACGGATGGCACCCGGCGGCACTCGTCCCCTACGCGGGGGCTTTTTGCGTCTGGGCGGCTGGTGGCGTGGCACGCCCCTTCCGCAGCATCCTCGCCGTGGTGCTTGCGGCTGCGGCCCTTGCGCTGGCATGGCACGGCGCGGGACTCGACCCCCTCGCACGGCTCTTCGCCGTCATCACCGGGGGCGTCTGCCTCGCCGTCACGGCCTACTCCGTAGGGTACATCACACACGCCCGCCACAGTTCCGGCTACTACTTCTTCCTCATGATCATGACGGGGTCGCTGATGGGCCTCGTATCCACACGCTCTTTCGGCAGCTTCTACGGCTTCTGGGAACTGATGACATGGTCGTCGTACTTCCTTGTCGTGCATGAAGGCACCCCCCGCGCCTTCCGCGCCGGTGTGAAGTACTTCGTCATGTGCGCTGCGGGTGCGATGTTCATGCTTCCCGGGCTGCTCATGCTCACCAACGGTGGTTCGGCAGACTTCGACGCCGTGACCACAGCCGTGCGCCAACTCGACCCCATGCTGCTCAAGGCCGCCCTGCTGCTCACCCTCGCAGGCTTCGCGGTCAAGGCCGGTTTCGTGCCCGTGCACGGCTGGCTGCCCGACGCCCACCCCGTGGCCCCGTCCTCCATCTCCGGCCCGCTGTCGGGCCTGCTGACCAAGACCGGCATCTACGGCATCGTCCGCGTCCTGTTCGCTATATGCGGCATGACCGTGCTGCTGCAGACCGGCGAAGGCATCGCAGGCATCTCGTGGATGGGCGCGGCGGTGACGACGCTGGGCGTGCTCACCATGGCCTACGGCGAAGTCATGGCCTTGCGGCAGGACGACATCAAGCGCCTGCTCGCCTATTCCACCATGGGCCAGATCGGCGAAATCGCCACCATCATCGGCCTTGGCACATGGTTGTCGACCACGGGCGCGCTCGCCCACGTGCTCAATCATGCCATCATGAAGAACCTGCTCTTCCTCTGCGCAGGTGCGCTGGTCATGCGCGCGGGTCGCAAGCTTGAAGACCTCGCGGGCATGGGCCGCATGATGCCGTGGACGGCGGGCTGCATGATGGTGGGTGTGCTCTCCATCATGGGCATGCCGCCCTTCGCCGGATTCGCCAGCAAGTACCTCATGCTTCAGGGCGCGGTGCAGGCCGGGCACCCCGAACTCGCCGCCGCGCTTCTGCTGGCGAGCCTTGCCGGGGCCGTGTACTACATGCGCATCATCCGCGTGCTGGTCTTCATGCCCCGCAAGGGACATCCGGTGCAGGAAGCACCGTGGGCCATGCGCCTGCCCATGCTGGTGCTGGCGGGCCTTTGCGTGTTCCTCGGCATCGCGCCGCAGTACGGACTCGCCCTCGTGACCCCCGTGGCCGACATGCTGGTGGCAGCAGGCAACCTCGCTCCGCAGACCCTGCCCTCGCTGACCGTAAGCTGGCCCCCCTATGTGGTGCTGACCATGCTCGGCGCGGCACTGCCCGCCCTGTTGCGTCACGACCGCAAGCTGGCCGGATGGGCCACGGCCCTCGTCCTGCTGGTTGCCGCAGTGGTCGCCGCCTTCACCGGGCGCGACCTCGACATGCTCTCGTACGGCTTCGTGCTGACAGTCGCTGTCATCGGCTGCCTCAACATGGTCTACGCCGTGGGCTACATGGAACACAGCCACACCCAGTGGCGGTTCTACACGTTCTTCCTCTTCATGGTGGGGGGCCTCATGGGTGTGGCGGCAAGCCGCGACCTGTACAGCTTCTTCACCTTCTGGGAGATCATGAGTTCGTGGAGTCTCTACTGCGTCATAGTGCATGAGGAGTTCCCGGAGGCACTGCGCGAAGGCTTCAAGTACTTCTTCTTCAACGTGCTGGGGGCGGCCTTCATGTTCCTCGGCGTGGTGCTGCTCACCGCAGGCGCCGGCAGCCCGGCCTTCGACGCCGTACACGCTGCCCTGCCCTCCATGCCCGTCGGACTCTCCGCCACCGCGGTGGGCCTCATGGTGCTGGGCCTCGTCATGAAGGCGGCGCAACTGCCCTTCCGCATCGACGTGCAGATGCACCCCGCCACCGCGCCCACGCCGGTCTCGGGTTACATCTCCTCCGTCCTGCTCAAGAGCGCGCTCTTCGGCCTCGCCAAGCTGCTGCTGGCCCTTGGCGGCGGCGCAGTGCTGGTGCAGGCCGCCGGGTTCACCGACGGCATCGGCCTCATGCAGGTCGTGGCGTGGGTCGGCGGCATCACCATCGTCATGGCGGCGCTTCTCGCCGTCCTGCAATCCGACCTCAAGCTGGTGCTCATCTACTCCACCGTGAGCCAGCTGGGCTACATGGTGCTGGCCTTCGCCCTCGGCACGCCGCTGGGCATGGCAGGGGGCCTGCTGCACCTCGCCAACCACGTGCTGTTCAAGGACCTGCTCTTCCTCGTGGCGGGCGCACTCATCCTGCAGACGCACAAGCACTCGCTCGACCAGCTTGGCGGCATAGGCCGCAAGATGCCGGTGACGCTGGGCGTCTTCGCCATCGGCGCACTCTCCGTCGTGGGCGTGCCCCCCACCAACGGTTTCACCTCGAAATGGATCATCTACCACGCCCTCATGCAGCAGGGTGAAGTGATGCTCGCCATCCTCTCGCTGGTGGGAAGTGTGCTGACGCTGGCGTACTTCGCCAAGTACCTGCACGCCGCCTTCCTCGGTCAGCCCTCGCCCGACATCGACCACGTGCAGGAGGCCCCGCGCGTGATGCTGGTGCCCATGCTCGTCCTCGCTGCGGGTTGTGTCGTCACCGGCTTCTTCCCCGGCCTGCTGCTTGCGCCCATCGCCACCATGCTGACGGCCCTCGGCCTGACCGCGCCCGAAGTCGCCCCGTGGGGCCTCGCCAGCGGCGCAGGCGCATGGAACGCCACCGCGGTTGCGGTACTCGCCACCGTGGCCGCAGCCTTCGGCTGGGGCATGCTGCGCCTGCTCACCCGCGACAGCCGGGTGACGACGGTGCACACCTGCGGTGTCGACCTCGGCCGTGACGTGGCCCGCATGAACTCCGGCAGCATCTACGGCGCGCCCGTGGCCCTGCTGCGCGGCATGACCGCCTCCAAGGAGCGCTAG
- a CDS encoding DUF697 domain-containing protein, translated as MSTTPARIAIALAIALCASVFIFIGGQVLTLADMAGRIHPFFGDIVFWTGMGAMLAALGWLAATYLMRPRQLELPKDDTPEALADYRRALETRLRTNPHLRGEEVPAASADGVPHSLEDLLSHLDAAALRETRRTASRIFLTTAIARNGRLDTLIVLVLLARLVWRISALYDSRPHPRALVRLYLNVAGTALAAGALEDAGLEDHIHALLTPLLAASPMTSVPGISGVGTVLTASLVDGSANALLALRVGIVTRNLLSPPLPGMPERPNPYREASALLVRMSGGLVRKVMKAAMSGLTSGLTDKARRAADAVRQGMRGKGSRKHTDETTHAAAGPERTAPAQDATKPAANDAARLLPRQSASRPAGSDSGMEPPVHVTTTDSTTPSPQSARPVVRRPSGRRDVSQAAYRAVPLHDAEAGPAPSVPSEADDATWERIGPLPGITRIEERPESTDGRGDVTRGPRPGTHTGRTAKAGRQEESGTADRTDMADAPEDAPRAFSPARRLLRSLLLKRRQG; from the coding sequence ATGTCCACCACGCCCGCACGCATTGCCATTGCGCTTGCCATCGCACTTTGTGCAAGTGTGTTCATCTTCATCGGCGGACAGGTGCTCACACTTGCTGACATGGCTGGGCGTATCCACCCGTTTTTCGGCGACATCGTATTCTGGACGGGTATGGGGGCCATGCTTGCGGCACTGGGCTGGCTGGCGGCGACCTATCTCATGCGGCCCCGCCAGCTTGAACTGCCAAAGGACGACACGCCTGAAGCCCTCGCCGACTACAGACGTGCCCTTGAGACACGGTTGCGCACCAACCCCCACCTGCGTGGTGAAGAGGTGCCTGCCGCCTCTGCCGACGGCGTTCCCCACTCCCTTGAAGACCTGCTCTCACACCTCGATGCCGCCGCCCTGCGCGAGACCAGACGCACGGCATCACGCATCTTTCTCACCACGGCCATCGCCCGCAACGGCAGACTGGACACCCTCATCGTCCTCGTACTGCTGGCCCGCCTCGTCTGGCGCATCTCGGCCCTCTACGACAGCCGCCCGCACCCGCGGGCGCTGGTTCGCCTGTACCTCAACGTCGCCGGCACGGCCCTCGCCGCCGGGGCACTGGAGGATGCAGGACTCGAAGACCACATCCACGCCCTGCTCACGCCGCTTCTCGCCGCATCGCCCATGACATCCGTACCCGGCATATCCGGTGTCGGCACGGTGCTGACCGCCTCGCTCGTCGATGGTTCCGCCAACGCCCTGCTGGCCCTGCGGGTCGGCATCGTCACGCGCAACCTGCTCTCGCCGCCGTTGCCGGGAATGCCCGAACGCCCCAACCCCTACCGCGAGGCCTCGGCACTGCTTGTCCGCATGTCGGGCGGACTCGTCCGCAAGGTGATGAAGGCGGCGATGAGCGGCCTCACCTCCGGACTCACGGACAAGGCGCGCCGCGCTGCGGATGCGGTGCGGCAGGGAATGCGTGGCAAAGGCTCCCGCAAGCACACGGACGAGACCACGCACGCCGCAGCAGGCCCGGAACGGACTGCCCCTGCACAAGATGCGACGAAGCCGGCAGCGAATGATGCGGCACGCCTGCTGCCAAGACAGTCGGCATCACGACCGGCGGGTTCGGATTCCGGCATGGAACCCCCTGTCCATGTGACCACGACGGATTCGACGACACCGTCGCCACAATCGGCCCGTCCGGTCGTGCGGCGGCCCTCAGGGCGTCGTGATGTCTCGCAGGCCGCCTACAGGGCCGTGCCTCTTCACGATGCCGAAGCCGGGCCCGCACCCAGCGTCCCCTCCGAGGCCGACGACGCGACATGGGAGCGCATAGGCCCGTTACCCGGCATCACCCGCATTGAGGAGAGGCCCGAATCGACCGACGGCCGGGGCGATGTCACGCGTGGGCCTCGTCCGGGAACGCATACAGGCAGGACAGCAAAGGCGGGACGCCAAGAAGAGTCCGGAACAGCCGACCGGACGGATATGGCCGATGCCCCGGAAGACGCGCCCCGGGCATTCTCGCCAGCAAGAAGGCTGCTGCGGTCGCTGCTCCTCAAACGTCGCCAAGGCTGA
- a CDS encoding NADH-quinone oxidoreductase subunit C, producing the protein MTTMPDNALTAPLATALDALAEAEGFTWTRDAHGNAYGWLRLAERDTLPEAARLLAEGGARLATVTAYDPVREPGVPRQEIAYHFDVHGTTLTVTVVLDPECPSVPSITPHFRNADWNEREFMEMYDIAVPGHPNPRRLFLDEKLDAGIMNTIIPLSTMTNGASTQNLWERILAARPGDKA; encoded by the coding sequence ATGACCACCATGCCCGACAATGCCCTCACCGCCCCCCTCGCCACCGCACTGGATGCGCTGGCAGAGGCGGAAGGCTTCACCTGGACGCGTGATGCCCACGGCAACGCCTACGGCTGGCTGCGCCTCGCCGAACGCGACACCCTGCCTGAAGCGGCGCGCCTGCTGGCCGAAGGTGGAGCGCGCCTTGCCACCGTCACCGCCTACGACCCCGTGCGCGAACCCGGCGTGCCCCGTCAGGAGATAGCCTACCACTTCGACGTGCACGGCACGACGCTGACCGTCACGGTGGTCCTCGACCCCGAATGCCCGTCGGTGCCCTCCATCACCCCGCACTTCCGCAACGCCGACTGGAACGAGCGCGAGTTCATGGAGATGTACGACATCGCCGTACCGGGCCACCCGAACCCCCGCCGCCTGTTCCTCGACGAGAAGCTCGATGCGGGCATCATGAACACCATCATCCCCCTTTCGACCATGACCAACGGCGCGTCCACGCAGAACCTGTGGGAACGCATCCTCGCCGCGCGCCCCGGAGACAAGGCATGA
- a CDS encoding 4Fe-4S dicluster domain-containing protein, translated as MFGFLKVLARNVLKGPSTDPFPFAEAHTPARFRGQVRLDPALCVGCAICHHVCAGGAINIAEREDGSGYDFTVWHNTCALCGLCRHYCPTGAITLSNDWHNAHLQSQKYDWCERQFVPFMQCEGCGAHIRPLPPQLAARAYGPGGFDFASFMRLCPSCRQLAAARADVHIPEASAMPAAPAGHADEPAIREGDATAVTVKGDETPATGVQQ; from the coding sequence ATGTTCGGATTCCTCAAGGTTCTCGCCCGCAACGTGCTGAAGGGTCCCTCAACCGACCCCTTCCCCTTTGCCGAGGCCCACACCCCCGCCCGCTTTCGCGGTCAGGTGCGTCTCGACCCGGCACTGTGCGTGGGCTGCGCCATCTGCCACCACGTCTGCGCCGGGGGTGCCATCAACATCGCCGAACGCGAGGACGGCAGCGGCTACGACTTCACCGTGTGGCACAACACCTGCGCCCTGTGCGGCCTCTGCAGGCACTACTGCCCCACCGGCGCCATCACCCTCAGTAACGACTGGCACAACGCCCACCTGCAATCGCAGAAGTACGACTGGTGCGAACGCCAGTTCGTTCCGTTCATGCAGTGCGAAGGCTGCGGTGCGCACATCCGCCCGCTGCCGCCGCAACTGGCGGCCCGCGCCTACGGTCCCGGCGGCTTCGACTTCGCCTCGTTCATGCGCCTTTGCCCCTCGTGCCGCCAGCTGGCCGCCGCCCGGGCGGACGTGCATATCCCCGAAGCCTCGGCCATGCCCGCAGCCCCCGCAGGCCACGCCGACGAACCCGCCATCCGCGAAGGTGACGCCACCGCCGTCACGGTCAAGGGCGACGAGACGCCCGCCACGGGAGTACAGCAATGA
- a CDS encoding hydrogenase large subunit, protein MSTPDSTTQTWTLPVGPLHVALEEPMYFKLDVDGEIVRNVEITAGHVHRGMEALAMRRNLFQNIVLTERVCSLCSNSHPFTYCMAVEHLAGIEVPARADHLRVVAEEIKRTASHLFNVAILAHIIGFKSLFMHVMEVREIMQDIKETVYGNRMDLAANCIGGVKYDVDAELLAMLLAGLDKVERNAREIYRIYASDPMVTGRTTGIGVLPPDEARRFGVVGPVARGSGLAVDVRRDVPYAAYPQLSFDVITEEGCDVRARALVRLREVFESISIIRQCVATLPEGAMTVIMPEIPAGQSVARSEAPRGELMYYLRTDGTDIPNRLKWRVPSYMNWDALGVMMRDANVADIPLIVNSIDPCISCTER, encoded by the coding sequence ATGAGCACTCCCGACAGCACGACGCAGACATGGACGCTGCCCGTAGGCCCGCTGCATGTGGCCCTTGAAGAGCCCATGTACTTCAAGCTGGATGTCGACGGCGAAATCGTCCGCAACGTGGAAATCACCGCCGGACATGTCCACCGGGGCATGGAGGCGCTGGCCATGCGCCGCAACCTGTTCCAGAACATCGTGCTCACCGAACGCGTGTGCTCGCTGTGCTCGAACAGCCATCCCTTCACCTACTGCATGGCAGTCGAGCACCTCGCGGGCATCGAAGTGCCCGCCCGCGCCGACCATCTGCGTGTGGTGGCGGAGGAGATAAAGCGCACGGCCTCGCACCTGTTCAACGTCGCCATCCTCGCGCACATCATCGGCTTCAAGTCGCTGTTCATGCATGTGATGGAAGTGCGTGAGATCATGCAGGACATCAAGGAGACGGTGTACGGCAACCGCATGGACCTCGCCGCCAACTGCATCGGCGGCGTGAAGTACGACGTGGACGCCGAACTGCTGGCCATGCTGCTTGCCGGTCTCGACAAGGTGGAACGTAACGCCCGCGAGATATACCGCATCTACGCCTCCGACCCCATGGTCACAGGGCGCACCACCGGCATCGGCGTACTGCCCCCCGACGAGGCACGCCGCTTCGGCGTGGTGGGCCCCGTGGCGCGAGGTTCCGGCCTTGCCGTCGACGTGCGCCGCGACGTGCCCTATGCCGCCTACCCGCAACTCTCGTTCGATGTGATCACCGAAGAGGGCTGCGACGTGCGCGCCCGCGCCCTCGTACGTCTGCGCGAGGTGTTCGAGTCCATCTCCATCATCCGCCAGTGCGTGGCGACCCTGCCCGAAGGGGCCATGACGGTCATCATGCCGGAGATACCCGCCGGGCAGTCGGTGGCACGTAGCGAAGCCCCCCGCGGCGAGCTCATGTACTACCTGCGCACCGACGGCACCGACATCCCCAACCGGCTCAAGTGGCGCGTCCCGTCCTACATGAACTGGGACGCCCTCGGCGTGATGATGCGCGACGCCAACGTCGCCGACATCCCGCTCATCGTGAACAGCATCGACCCCTGCATCTCCTGCACGGAGCGTTAG
- a CDS encoding NADH-quinone oxidoreductase subunit B family protein: MNLVKKLAVRSPWLYRINAGSCNGCDVELATTACIPRYDVERLGCKYCGSPRHADIVLITGPLTARVKDKVLRVWDEIPAPKITVAVGICPVSGGVFRDGYPIEGPLDRYIPIDINVPGCPPRPQAIIEGVVKARDLWLERIGG; the protein is encoded by the coding sequence ATGAACCTGGTCAAGAAGCTCGCCGTACGCTCCCCGTGGTTGTACCGCATCAACGCCGGATCATGTAACGGCTGCGACGTGGAGCTTGCCACCACGGCGTGCATTCCTCGCTACGACGTGGAACGGCTCGGTTGCAAATACTGCGGCAGCCCCCGCCATGCCGACATCGTGCTCATCACCGGGCCCCTCACCGCCCGCGTGAAGGACAAGGTGCTGCGCGTGTGGGACGAGATACCCGCCCCGAAGATCACCGTGGCCGTGGGCATCTGCCCCGTCAGCGGCGGCGTCTTCCGCGACGGCTACCCCATCGAGGGGCCGCTCGACCGCTACATCCCCATCGACATCAACGTGCCGGGGTGTCCGCCCCGTCCGCAGGCCATCATCGAAGGCGTCGTCAAGGCGCGCGACCTGTGGCTCGAACGCATAGGAGGCTGA
- the hypA gene encoding hydrogenase maturation nickel metallochaperone HypA yields the protein MHEASIVAGIMRIVEEEAARHDVTRIARVRLRVGLLTGVEPRTLTACFELYSEGTVAEGASLDLETVPALGTCHACGATFDLHRRCFACPTCGNDDITLEGGRELTIAGLEVPQPEGATA from the coding sequence ATGCACGAGGCATCCATCGTGGCGGGCATCATGCGCATCGTAGAGGAGGAGGCCGCACGGCACGACGTGACGCGCATCGCGCGCGTACGTCTGCGAGTGGGGCTGCTCACCGGTGTCGAACCCCGCACCCTCACCGCCTGCTTCGAGCTTTACAGCGAGGGCACGGTGGCAGAAGGAGCCTCGCTCGACCTTGAGACGGTGCCCGCCCTCGGCACCTGCCACGCCTGTGGCGCGACATTCGACCTGCATCGGCGTTGTTTCGCCTGCCCTACATGTGGTAACGATGACATAACCCTTGAAGGTGGACGCGAACTGACCATCGCCGGTCTTGAAGTGCCCCAACCCGAAGGAGCAACAGCATGA
- a CDS encoding 4Fe-4S dicluster domain-containing protein, translated as MNHEELFVIQAEAEKCRACRKCELACIASHNNLTIKEAAKKRTVFAPRVHVVKTDEVKMPVQCRQCKDAPCARVCPTRALVQDDGVVTMRAQFCAACRLCIMACPYGAISLSFIGLPEEDEAGAMHGREVAVRCDLCSEWRAREGKSSCACVEACPTKALHMVPLAEARGRHQ; from the coding sequence ATGAACCACGAGGAACTCTTCGTCATACAGGCAGAGGCCGAAAAGTGCCGTGCCTGCCGCAAGTGCGAACTGGCCTGCATCGCCTCCCACAACAACCTGACCATCAAGGAGGCCGCGAAGAAGCGTACGGTGTTCGCTCCGCGCGTCCACGTGGTCAAGACCGACGAAGTGAAGATGCCCGTGCAGTGCCGCCAGTGCAAGGATGCCCCTTGCGCCCGTGTCTGCCCCACCCGCGCCCTCGTGCAGGATGATGGCGTGGTCACCATGCGCGCCCAGTTTTGCGCCGCGTGCAGGCTGTGCATCATGGCGTGCCCGTACGGAGCCATCAGCCTCTCGTTCATCGGCCTGCCCGAAGAGGACGAGGCAGGGGCCATGCATGGCCGCGAAGTGGCCGTGCGCTGCGACCTGTGCTCCGAATGGCGCGCACGGGAAGGCAAGAGCAGCTGCGCCTGCGTGGAGGCATGCCCCACCAAGGCCCTGCACATGGTCCCGCTTGCCGAGGCACGCGGCAGACACCAGTAG
- a CDS encoding L-lactate permease, which produces MDSMQLVLALSPIVWLIFSLIVLKLPAYRTCALTLAATVCIAVFGPWHMAPLSAGTAALEGAALGLWPIMVVIVAAVFTYNLAQHTGSMNVITRMLSGITTDKRLLVLIVAWGFGGFLEGVAGYGTAVAIPASILAAMGFQPMFAAVICLVANTVPTAFGAIGIPIVTMASVTGLPVETISYYTALQLSVFIILITFLLVILTAGFKGIRGVFWATLVSGVAFALPQLYTAKYMGAELPCLIGSVCSMVATIVWARIFHRDTAAVETEPLPTADKVKAWLPYIFVFSFIILCSNLFPLIKDTLGAVKTTVVIHGDTPFTFKWLATPGSLIIIATYLGGMIQGVRFGEITGVLVKTARKLAFSAVTVVSIVALAKVMASSGMINTLAVAVADATSSYFPLIAPLLGALGTFVTGSDTSSNVLFGQLQMEVANRISIDRAWIVAASAAGATAGKMISPQSIAVATAATGLVGSEGRIMNRTLAVCVGYVLILGTLVYVAIPYLHMLQG; this is translated from the coding sequence ATGGATTCAATGCAACTTGTTCTCGCGCTGTCGCCGATAGTCTGGCTCATCTTCTCGCTCATCGTGCTCAAACTGCCCGCCTACAGGACATGCGCCCTGACGCTTGCCGCCACGGTCTGCATCGCCGTCTTCGGCCCTTGGCACATGGCCCCGCTTTCGGCAGGCACGGCAGCCCTCGAAGGGGCGGCCCTCGGCCTGTGGCCCATCATGGTCGTCATCGTCGCCGCCGTGTTCACCTATAATCTGGCGCAGCATACGGGCAGCATGAATGTCATCACACGTATGCTTTCCGGCATCACCACAGACAAGCGCCTTCTTGTCCTCATCGTCGCATGGGGCTTTGGCGGCTTTCTCGAAGGGGTTGCAGGCTATGGCACAGCAGTGGCCATCCCCGCCAGCATCCTTGCCGCCATGGGCTTTCAGCCCATGTTCGCCGCTGTCATCTGTCTCGTGGCCAACACCGTGCCCACGGCCTTCGGCGCCATCGGCATTCCCATCGTCACCATGGCCAGCGTCACCGGGCTGCCCGTAGAGACCATCAGCTACTACACCGCGTTGCAGCTTTCGGTGTTCATCATCCTCATCACCTTCCTGCTGGTCATCCTCACGGCAGGTTTCAAGGGCATCCGCGGGGTGTTCTGGGCCACGCTCGTCTCCGGGGTCGCCTTCGCGCTGCCGCAGCTTTACACCGCCAAGTACATGGGGGCGGAACTGCCCTGCCTCATCGGCAGCGTGTGCAGCATGGTCGCCACCATCGTCTGGGCGCGCATCTTCCACCGCGACACCGCCGCTGTAGAAACCGAGCCCCTGCCCACCGCGGACAAGGTCAAGGCATGGCTGCCCTATATCTTCGTCTTCAGCTTCATCATCCTGTGCAGCAACCTCTTTCCGCTCATCAAGGACACACTGGGGGCGGTGAAGACCACCGTCGTCATCCACGGTGACACGCCGTTCACCTTCAAATGGCTGGCGACACCCGGTTCGCTCATCATCATCGCCACCTACCTTGGCGGCATGATTCAGGGCGTCCGTTTCGGAGAGATAACCGGGGTGCTCGTGAAGACGGCCCGCAAGCTCGCCTTCTCGGCAGTGACGGTGGTCTCCATCGTCGCCCTTGCCAAGGTCATGGCATCCAGCGGCATGATCAACACCCTCGCTGTGGCCGTGGCGGATGCCACCAGCAGCTACTTCCCGCTCATAGCCCCGCTGCTTGGTGCGCTGGGAACCTTCGTGACGGGTAGCGACACATCCTCCAATGTCCTTTTCGGGCAATTGCAGATGGAGGTCGCGAACCGCATCAGCATCGACCGGGCATGGATCGTGGCTGCTTCGGCGGCAGGTGCCACGGCTGGCAAGATGATCTCGCCCCAGTCCATCGCCGTTGCCACGGCTGCCACCGGCCTTGTCGGTTCCGAAGGGCGCATCATGAACCGCACGCTGGCCGTGTGCGTGGGCTACGTGCTCATTCTCGGGACGCTGGTCTACGTGGCCATTCCGTACCTGCACATGCTGCAGGGGTGA